One region of Camelina sativa cultivar DH55 chromosome 6, Cs, whole genome shotgun sequence genomic DNA includes:
- the LOC104791832 gene encoding glucan endo-1,3-beta-glucosidase-like isoform X1: MAKEPPSRSLTLLLFLLSATVFLSLPAVISAIGVNYGTLGNLPPPTQVANFIKTQTSIDSVKIFDVNPDILRAFAGTGISVVVTVPNGDIPALANGLQARRWVSANILPFHPQTMIKYISVGNEILLSGDNNMINNLLPAMRNLNNALVRAGVRDVKVTTAHSLNIIAYDLTGAPSTGRFRPGWDKGILAPILAYHRRTKSPFMVNPYPYFGFDPKNVNFAIFRTPYKAVRDPFTRKVYTNMFDALMDSTYSAMKALGYGDVNIVVGETGWPSACDAPWCSPANAAWFNLNIIKRAQGQGTPLMPKRRFETYIFGLFNEEGKPGPTAERNWGLFRADFSPVYDVGLLLKKQGGGGRPALPAPSTAGGKWCVARSGATDKQLQDNINWVCGQGGVDCKPIQAGGSCFNPSSVRTHASFVMNAYFQSHGRTDGTCNFSGTGMVVGNNPSNGACKF, from the exons atggccAAAGAGCCACCGTCAAGATCTCTcactctcctcctcttcctcctctcagCCACCGTGTTCCTCTCTCTCCCCGCCGTGATCTCCGCCATAGGTGTTAACTACGGAACTCTCGGGAACCTCCCACCACCGACTCAGGTGGCAAATTTCATCAAAACACAAACCTCGATCGACAGCGTCAAGATTTTCGATGTGAACCCTGACATCCTCCGTGCCTTCGCCGGGACAGGTATCTCCGTCGTCGTTACCGTTCCTAACGGAGATATTCCGGCGTTGGCTAACGGGTTACAAGCTCGTCGGTGGGTTTCGGCTAACATTTTGCCGTTTCATCCTCAGACGATGATCAAGTATATATCCGTCGGAAATGAGATTTTGCTCTCCGGAGATAATAACATGATTAACAATCTTTTGCCGGCGATGAGGAATCTTAACAATGCTTTGGTTCGTGCTGGTGTCAGAGATGTTAAG GTCACAACCGCACACTCACTTAACATCATAGCCTATGACCTGACGGGTGCACCAAGCACTGGTAGATTCAGGCCTGGTTGGGACAAAGGCATATTGGCTCCAATCCTAGCTTACCATCGCCGCACCAAGTCTCCTTTCATGGTCAACCCGTACCCTTACTTTGGCTTTGACCCCAAGAACGTCAACTTCGCTATTTTCCGTACACCATACAAGGCTGTCCGTGACCCGTTCACCCGCAAAGTCTACACCAACATGTTCGATGCTCTCATGGACTCGACTTATTCCGCCATGAAAGCTCTAGGATACGGCGATGTTAACATCGTTGTTGGCGAGACTGGCTGGCCGTCTGCTTGTGACGCACCTTGGTGCTCGCCCGCTAACGCTGCTTGGTTCAACCTCAACATTATCAAACGTGCACAAGGCCAAGGGACACCACTCATGCCTAAGAGACGTTTCGAGACTTACATTTTCGGTCTCTTTAACGAAGAAGGCAAACCCGGTCCAACCGCAGAACGAAACTGGGGACTTTTCCGAGCTGATTTCTCCCCGGTTTACGATGTTGGTCTTCTCCTAAAGAAACAAGGAGGTGGCGGCCGTCCAGCATTGCCTGCGCCTAGTACTGCCGGTGGTAAATGGTGTGTGGCGAGGTCGGGAGCTACGGATAAGCAGCTTCAAGACAACATTAATTGGGTGTGTGGTCAGGGAGGCGTTGATTGTAAACCAATACAAGCTGGCGGTTCGTGCTTCAACCCGAGCAGTGTGAGGACGCACGCGTCATTTGTGATGAACGCTTACTTCCAGAGCCACGGTCGCACCGATGGTACTTGTAATTTCAGCGGAACTGGTATGGTAGTAGGGAACAACCCAAGCAATGGTGCGTGTAAGTTTTAA
- the LOC104791832 gene encoding glucan endo-1,3-beta-glucosidase-like isoform X2, with protein sequence MAKEPPSRSLTLLLFLLSATVFLSLPAVISAIGVNYGTLGNLPPPTQVANFIKTQTSIDSVKIFDVNPDILRAFAGTGISVVVTVPNGDIPALANGLQARRWVSANILPFHPQTMIKYISVGNEILLSGDNNMINNLLPAMRNLNNALVRAGVRDVKVTTAHSLNIIAYDLTGAPSTGRFRPGWDKGILAPILAYHRRTKSPFMVNPYPYFGFDPKNVNFAIFRTPYKAVRDPFTRKVYTNMFDALMDSTYSAMKALGYGDVNIVVGETGWPSACDAPWCSPANAAWFNLNIIKRAQGQGTPLMPKRRFETYIFGLFNEEGKPGPTAERNWGLFRADFSPVYDVGLLLKKQGGGGRPALPAPSTAGGKWCVARSGATDKQLQDNINWVCGQGGVDCKPIQAGGSCFNPSSVRTHASFVMNAYFQSHGRTDGTCNFSGTGMVVGNNPSNGACKF encoded by the exons atggccAAAGAGCCACCGTCAAGATCTCTcactctcctcctcttcctcctctcagCCACCGTGTTCCTCTCTCTCCCCGCCGTGATCTCCGCCATAGGTGTTAACTACGGAACTCTCGGGAACCTCCCACCACCGACTCAGGTGGCAAATTTCATCAAAACACAAACCTCGATCGACAGCGTCAAGATTTTCGATGTGAACCCTGACATCCTCCGTGCCTTCGCCGGGACAGGTATCTCCGTCGTCGTTACCGTTCCTAACGGAGATATTCCGGCGTTGGCTAACGGGTTACAAGCTCGTCGGTGGGTTTCGGCTAACATTTTGCCGTTTCATCCTCAGACGATGATCAAGTATATATCCGTCGGAAATGAGATTTTGCTCTCCGGAGATAATAACATGATTAACAATCTTTTGCCGGCGATGAGGAATCTTAACAATGCTTTGGTTCGTGCTGGTGTCAGAGATGTTAAG GTCACAACCGCACACTCACTTAACATCATAGCCTATGACCTGACGGGTGCACCAAGCACTGGTAGATTCAGGCCTGGTTGGGACAAAGGCATATTGGCTCCAATCCTAGCTTACCATCGCCGCACCAAGTCTCCTTTCATGGTCAACCCGTACCCTTACTTTGGCTTTGACCCCAAGAACGTCAACTTCGCTATTTTCCGTACACCATACAAGGCTGTCCGTGACCCGTTCACCCGCAAAGTCTACACCAACATGTTCGATGCTCTCATGGACTCGACTTATTCCGCCATGAAAGCTCTAGGATACGGCGATGTTAACATCGTTGTTGGCGAGACTGGCTGGCCGTCTGCTTGTGACGCACCTTGGTGCTCGCCCGCTAACGCTGCTTGGTTCAACCTCAACATTATCAAACGTGCACAAGGCCAAGGGACACCACTCATGCCTAAGAGACGTTTCGAGACTTACATTTTCGGTCTCTTTAACGAAGAAGGCAAACCCGGTCCAACCGCAGAACGAAACTGGGGACTTTTCCGAGC AGATTTCTCCCCGGTTTACGATGTTGGTCTTCTCCTAAAGAAACAAGGAGGTGGTGGCCGTCCAGCATTGCCAGCGCCTAGTACTGCCGGTGGTAAATGGTGTGTGGCGAGGTCGGGAGCTACGGATAAGCAGCTTCAAGACAACATTAATTGGGTGTGTGGTCAGGGAGGCGTTGATTGTAAACCAATACAAGCTGGCGGTTCGTGCTTCAACCCGAGCAGTGTGAGGACGCACGCGTCATTTGTGATGAACGCTTACTTCCAGAGCCACGGTCGCACCGATGGTACTTGTAATTTCAGCGGAACTGGTATGGTAGTAGGGAACAACCCAAGCAATGGTGCGTGTAAGTTTTAA
- the LOC104791831 gene encoding uncharacterized protein LOC104791831, whose translation MAEKEKKSKKKKKKEKHQSSDISFKPSSDVKGLKFGGQIIVKSFTIRRARTLELLKLLSLPYSSSPPLLSTAAYLPTNFTILAHHAWHTLTLGLGTKKSKVVVFVFETEEMKASVIAAEGGIWPTEIPLGDVNKKMIRKLKNWEMARFKFRKGCITFYVYAVRNAGNEGFAAAEDLKVILQAVVALKDFMDHTAMLVMPHQKSINYNSCPPFAMAH comes from the coding sequence ATggcagagaaagagaagaaaagtaaaaagaagaagaagaaagagaagcaccAATCTTCAGACATATCTTTCAAACCTTCCTCCGATGTAAAAGGTCTCAAGTTCGGCGGCCAAATCATCGTCAAATCATTCACAATCCGACGAGCAAGAACACTCGAGCTTCTCAAACTCCTCTCCCTCCCTTATTCATCATCACCTCCGCTTCTTTCCACCGCGGCGTATCTCCCGACGAACTTCACGATCCTTGCGCACCACGCTTGGCACACGCTAACACTGGGCCTCGGAACAAAGAAGTCAAAAGTAGTGGTGTTCGTTTTCGAAACAGAGGAGATGAAAGCATCGGTCATTGCGGCGGAAGGAGGGATCTGGCCGACGGAGATACCACTCGGAGATGTGAACAAGAAGATGATCAGGAAGTTAAAGAATTGGGAGATGGCGAGGTTTAAGTTCCGGAAAGGTTGTATAACGTTTTACGTATACGCCGTGAGAAACGCCGGGAATGAAGGGTTTGCTGCGGCGGAGGACTTAAAGGTAATATTACAAGCGGTGGTGGCTTTGAAAGACTTCATGGATCACACCGCAATGCTTGTAATGCCCCACCAGAAAAGTATTAATTACAACTCTTGTCCTCCTTTTGCCATGGCTCACTAG
- the LOC104791830 gene encoding 2-oxoglutarate dehydrogenase, mitochondrial, whose translation MVWFRAGSSVTKLAVRRILNQGGSYATRTRSLPSQTRSFHSTIYRPKAQSAPVPRAVPLSKLTDSFLDGTSSVYLEELQRAWEADPNSVDESWDNFFRNFVGQAATSPGISGQTIQESMRLLLLVRAYQVNGHMKAKLDPLGLEQREIPEDLDLALYGFTEADLDREFFLGVWQMSGFMSENRPVQTLRSILTRLEQAYCGNIGFEYMHIADRDKCNWLREKIETPTPWRYNRERREVILDRLAWSTQFENFLATKWTTAKRFGLEGGESLIPGMKEMFDRAADLGVESIVIGMSHRGRLNVLGNVVRKPLRQIFSEFSGGIRPVDEVGYTGTGDVKYHLGTSYDRPTRGGKKIHLSLVANPSHLEAADSVVVGKTRAKQYYSNDLDRTKNLGILIHGDGSFAGQGVVYETLHLSALPNYTTGGTIHIVVNNQVAFTTDPRAGRSSQYCTDVAKALSAPIFHVNGDDVEAVVHACELAAEWRQTFHSDVVVDLVCYRRFGHNEIDEPSFTQPKMYKVIKNHPSTLQIYHKKLLECGEVSQQDIDRIQEKVNTILNEEFVASKDYLPKKRDWLSTNWAGFKSPEQISRVRNTGVKPEILKTVGKAISSLPENFKPHRAVKKVYEQRAQMIETGEGVDWALAEALAFATLVVEGNHVRLSGQDVERGTFSHRHSVLHDQETGEEYCPLDHLIMNQDPEMFTVSNSSLSEFGVLGFELGYSMESPNSLVLWEAQFGDFANGAQVIFDQFISSGEAKWLRQTGLVVLLPHGYDGQGPEHSSARLERYLQMSDDNPYVIPDMEPTMRKQIQECNWQIVNATTPANYFHVLRRQIHRDFRKPLIVMAPKNLLRHKDCKSNLSEFDDVQGHPGFDKQGTRFKRLIKDQSDHSDLEEGIRRLVLCSGKVYYELDDERKKVGATDVAICRVEQLCPFPYDLIQRELKRYPNAEIVWCQEEAMNMGAFSYISPRLWTAMRSLNRGNMEDIKYVGRGPSAATATGFYTFHVKEQAGLVQKAIGKEPIN comes from the exons ATGGTGTGGTTTCGAGCTGGTTCGAGTGTTACGAAGTTAGCTGTTAGGAGGATTTTGAATCAGGGTGGTTCATATGCGACGAGGACACGTTCTCTTCCTTCTCAAACGCGTTCCTTTCACTCGACTATTTACAGACCAAAGGCTCAGAGTGCTCCTGTCCCTAGAGCTGTACCTCTTTCTAAGCTAACTGATAGTTTCTTAGATGGGACGAGCAGTGTCTACCTTGAGGAGTTACAAAGGGCTTGGGAAGCTGATCCCAACAGTGTAGATGAGTCTTGGGATAATTTCTTTAGGAACTTTGTCGGTCAGGCTGCTACTTCTCCTGGTATCTCTGGGCAGACTATTCAGGAGAGTATGAGGCTTTTGTTACTTGTCAGGGCTTACCAGGTGAATGGTCACATGAAAGCTAAGTTGGATCCATTAGGTTTGGAACAGCGAGAGATCCCTGAGGATCTTGACTTGGCTCTCTATGGATTCACTGAGGCTGATCTTGACAGAGAGTTCTTCTTGGGAGTGTGGCAGATGTCCGGATTCATGTCTGAGAACCGCCCAGTGCAGACCCTTCGTTCCATATTGACAAGGCTCGAACAGGCGTACTGTGGAAACATTGGGTTCGAGTATATGCACATTGCTGATCGTGATAAATGTAACTGGTTGAGAGAAAAGATTGAGACACCAACTCCTTGGCGGTACAACAGGGAGCGCCGTGAGGTGATTCTCGATCGTCTTGCATGGAGTACTCAGTTTGAGAATTTCTTAGCTACCAAGTGGACTACAGCTAAAAGGTTTGGACTTGAGGGTGGAGAATCATTGATTCCTGGCATGAAGGAGATGTTTGACAGGGCAGCAGACCTCGGAGTAGAGAGTATTGTTATTGGAATGTCTCACAGAGGAAGATTGAATGTTCTTGGTAATGTTGTTCGGAAGCCACTCCGTCAGATATTTAGTGAGTTCAGTGGTGGTATTAGGCCTGTAGATGAAGTTGGCTACACTGGAACTGGTGATGTCAAATATCACTTGGGAACCTCTTATGATCGACCTACAAGAGGTGGGAAGAAAATCCATCTCTCTTTGGTTGCTAATCCAAGTCACTTGGAAGCTGCAGATTCTGTTGTTGTTGGCAAAACCAGAGCAAAACAGTACTACTCTAATGATTTAGACAGGACCAAAAATTTAGGTATTCTGATTCATGGAGATGGTAGTTTTGCTGGACAAGGAGTTGTTTACGAAACTCTTCATCTTAGTGCTCTCCCAAACTACACCACCGGAGGAACCATACATATTGTGGTGAACAACCAAGTGGCTTTCACGACAGATCCAAGGGCAGGGAGGTCTTCCCAGTATTGTACTGATGTTGCTAAGGCTTTGAGTGCTCCCATCTTTCATGTTAATGGGGATGATGTTGAGGCTGTTGTACATGCCTGCGAGCTTGCTGCTGAGTGGCGTCAGACTTTTCATTCTGATGTTGTCGTTGATTTGGTTTGCTACCGTAGGTTCGGGCATAATGAGATAGATGAACCATCTTTCACTCAGCCAAAAATGTACAAG GTTATCAAAAATCATCCTTCAACCCTTCAGATCTACCACAAAAAGCTCTTGGAATGCGGTGAAGTATCACAACAGGATATTGACCGGATACAGGAAAAGGTTAACACCATCCTAAATGAAGAATTTGTCGCTAGTAAAGACTATCTCCCTAAGAAACGAGATTGGCTTTCAACCAATTGGGCTGGATTTAAGTCTCCTGAGCAGATCTCACGTGTTAGAAACACTGG TGTCAAACCAGAGATACTTAAGACTGTTGGCAAGGCAATTTCATCGCTTCCAGAAAACTTCAAGCCACACAGGGCAGTGAAGAAAGTTTATGAACAACGTGCCCAAATGATTGAAACAGGAGAAGGAGTTGACTGGGCTCTTGCAGAAGCTCTTGCTTTTGCTACCTTAGTTGTGGAAGGCAATCATGTTCGGTTGAGCGGTCAGGATGTTGAACGAGGAACATTTAGTCATCGTCATTCTGTCCTTCATGACCAGGAAACTGGAGAAGAGTATTGTCCTCTAGATCATCTCATCATGAATCAGGATCCTGAGATGTTTACTGTTAGCAACAG TTCTCTTTCAGAATTTGGTGTCCTTGGGTTCGAATTGGGCTACTCCATGGAAAGCCCAAACTCGTTGGTACTATGGGAAGCTCAGTTTGGAGACTTTGCCAATGGAGCTCAGGTGATATTCGATCAGTTCATCAGCAGTGGAGAGGCCAAATGGCTGCGTCAAACCGGGCTTGTTGTGCTACTTCCCCATGGTTACGATGGTCAGGGCCCTGAACATTCAAGTGCGAGGTTGGAACGTTACCTTCAG ATGAGTGATGATAACCCCTATGTCATACCAGACATGGAACCAACAATGCGAAAGCAAATTCAAGAATGTAATTGGCAGATTGTCAATGCCACAACTCCTGCCAACTATTTCCATGTTCTGCGGCGACAG ATACACAGAGACTTCCGTAAGCCTCTGATTGTAATGGCACCAAAGAACTTGCTCCGTCACAAGGACTGCAAATCGAATCTCTCGGAGTTTGATGATGTCCAAGGCCACCCAGGTTTTGACAAACAAGGAACTAGATTTAAGCGATTAATCAAAGATCAGAGTGATCACTCTGATCTTGAAGAAGGCATCAGAAGATTGGTACTTTGCTCCGGAAAG GTCTATTATGAGCTTGATGATGAGCGGAAGAAGGTTGGAGCAACCGATGTTGCTATTTGTAGAGTGGAACAGCTTTGTCCTTTCCCATATGATCTCATTCAGCGTGAGCTCAAGAGATATCCAA ACGCAGAGATCGTTTGGTGCCAAGAAGAGGCGATGAACATGGGAGCATTCAGCTACATATCTCCACGGCTATGGACAGCAATGAGAAGCTTAAACAGAGGAAATATGGAAGACATTAAGTATGTTGGTCGTGGTCCTTCTGCTGCTACTGCCACTGGTTTCTACACTTTCCATGTCAAAGAGCAAGCCGGGCTCGTCCAGAAAGCCATCGGAAAGGAACCCATCAACTAA
- the LOC104699142 gene encoding arginine--tRNA ligase, cytoplasmic-like, with protein MVKSCSVTGSGFINFVISDDYIAKSIENMLINGIDTWAPTLPVKRAVVDFYSPNVAEDMHVGHLRSPIIGETIARLLEYSKVQVLRRNHVGDWGTNAGMLIEYLFEVYPGAASESLTTIGHIQFSYFHSKIKFDEDPHFRKKARRAVVRLQGGDPVYVKAWTKICEISRTESNKIIQQLQVEVEEKGESFYKPYISNMIEELTIKGLVEEIDGARVISIEGSKKPLMLVKRDGGFTYSTKDMAALWYRLNEEKAEWIIFVTDAGQHNHFDKLFKAARKAGWLPTNDTTYPRVSHVGFGVVLGINGRRFNSWHAYNFRLADLLDMAKYYSKGALLERGKDEEWTLEELDETAEAVGYSTMKFADLKNNRLTRYCFSYDQMLCDKGKTAFYLLYAHARICAIIQKSGKDIDELKKEGKLALDHADERALGLFTYFDFRRRLRKRAPNCYRTCCAITYTAYPNSAPDSTTIVRSLVQQRRQAVSYFVKQRG; from the exons ATGGTGAAATCATGCTCTGTTACTGGATCTGGATTTATCAATTTTGTTATATCAGATGATTATATCGCCAAG AGCATTGAGAATATGCTAATCAATGGAATTGACACATGGGCGCCTACTCTTCCGGTTAAGAGAGCAGTTGTTGATTTTTACTCTCCCAACGTTGCAGAAGACATGCACGTCGGTCATCTAAGATCACCTATCATCGGTGAAACCATTGCTCGATTGCTCGAGTACTCAAAGGTTCAAGTTCTACGCAGAAACCATGTTGGTGACTGGGGAACAAAT GCTGGTATGCTAATCGAGTACCTCTTTGAGGTATATCCTGGTGCAGCTAGTGAGTCTCTGACAACAATTGGTCATATTCAG TTTTCTTACTTccactcaaaaataaaatttgacgaGGATCCTCACTTTAGAAAAAAGGCACGGCGTGCTGTGGTCCGTCTTCAG GGTGGAGATCCTGTTTACGTCAAAGCTTGGACTAAGATTTGTGAAATCAGTCGAACAGAGTCTAACAAGATTATTCAGCAACTCCAAGTTGAGGTTGaagaaaag GGAGAAAGCTTTTACAAACCTTACATTTCTAACATGATTGAGGAATTGACCATCAAGGGGTTGGTAGAAGAAATTGATGGTGCTCGTGTTATATCCATCGAAGGCTCGAAGAAACCACTCATGCTTGTCAAGAGAGATGGTGGTTTTACCTATAGCACAAAAGATATGGCTGCTCTTTG GTATCGGCTTAATGAAGAGAAAGCTGAGTGGATCATTTTTGTGACAGATGCTGGCCAGCATAACCACTTTGATAAGTTATTCAAA GCTGCCAGAAAAGCAGGATGGCTTCCAACCAATGATACAACTTACCCTAGAGTTAGCCATGTTGGTTTTGGTGTAGTCCTTGGAATAAATGGCAGGCGGTTTAATAGTTggcatgcttataattttcgcCTAGCTGATTTGCTAGATATGGCCAAGTATTACAGTAAAGGGGCCCTTCTAGAGCGTG GCAAGGACGAAGAATGGACACTCGAAGAGCTGGACGAAACAGCTGAGGCAGTTGGATACAGTACGATGAA GTTTGCTGACCTTAAGAACAACAGATTGACACGTTATTGTTTCAGCTATGATCAAATGCTTTGTGACAAG GGGAAAACAGCTTTTTACCTTCTTTACGCCCATGCTCGGATCTGCGCAATCATCCAAAAGTCCGGCAAAGACATAGATGAGCTGAAAAAG GAAGGAAAGCTAGCATTGGATCATGCAGACGAGCGAGCACTGGGGCTCTTCACCTACTTCGATTTTCGGAG ACGGTTGAGGAAGCGTGCACCAAACTGTTACCGAACGTGCTGTGCGATTACCTATACGGCTTATCCGAACAGTGCTCCAGATTCTACAACAATTGTCAG GTCATTGGTTCAGCAGAGGAGACAAGCCGTCTCCTACTTTGTGAAGCAACGGGGATAG
- the LOC104712176 gene encoding triosephosphate isomerase, cytosolic, whose protein sequence is MARKFFVGGNWKCNGTAEEVKKIVNTLNEAQVPSQDVVEVVVSPPYVFLPLVKSTLRNDFFVAAQNCWVKKGGAFTGEVSAEMLVNLDIPWVILGHSERRAILNESNEFVGDKVAYALAQGLKVIACVGETLEEREAGSTMDVVAAQTKAIADRVSNWSNVVIAYEPVWAIGTGKVASPAQAQEVHDELRKWLAKNVSADVAATTRIIYGGSVNGGNCKELGGQADVDGFLVGGASLKPEFIDIIKAAEVKKST, encoded by the exons ATGGCCAGAAAGTTCTTCGTCGGAGGCAACTGGAAATGC AACGGAACTGCTGAGGAGGTGAAGAAGATTGTGAACACTCTTAATGAAGCTCAAGTACCTTCACAGGATGTTGTAG AGGTTGTGGTTAGCCCTCCATATGTTTTTCTTCCCCTGGTTAAGAGCACATTGAGGAATGACTTTTTTGTTGCTGCACAAAACTGTTGGGTTAAGAAAGGTGGTGCTTTCACTGGTGAAGTGAG TGCTGAGATGCTTGTGAACTTGGATATCCCATGGGTTATCCTTGGTCACTCTGAAAGGAGGGCAATCCTTAATGAATCAAACGAG TTCGTCGGAGACAAGGTTGCCTATGCACTTGCTCAAGGTTTGAAAGTGATTGCTTGCGTTGGTGAGACTCTTGAAGAGCGGGAGGCTGGGTCAACCATGGATGTGGTCGCTGCCCAGACCAAGGCTATCGCTG ATCGCGTGTCGAACTGGTCAAATGTTGTCATAGCCTATGAACCAGTGTGGGCCATTGGAACCGGAAAGGTCGCTAGCCCAGCCCAAGCTCAAGAA GTACACGATGAACTCAGGAAATGGCTTGCCAAGAACGTGAGTGCTGATGTCGCTGCTACAACCCGCATCATCTATGGAG GATCCGTCAATGGTGGTAACTGCAAGGAGCTAGGTGGTCAGGCTGATGTTGATGGTTTCTTGGTCGGTGGTGCTTCTCTAAAG CCTGAGTTTATCGACATCATTAAGGCTGCAGAGGTGAAGAAAAGCACCTAA